A window of Clostridium sp. 'White wine YQ' contains these coding sequences:
- a CDS encoding M4 family metallopeptidase, with protein MKKKILSFLLSITVICSVPIYISAKEVTTTTNLGKTQTSFKLANGKEGSISLNRKNGQVFLSGKLSDKQVPGEKSALKFLEDNKALLGIDSTSNELKIAGINKDKNGDTYVKFSQVINGIKVNNSMINVHFDKDGVISSINGKLQKNKTITTLGSKKVSEGDAVEVAKKQYKFKSLRNTPSTEKLIITKDDKNYEVYKVNVSFKEPTIGNYDVYIEANSGQVIQSDNNIRYDGPVTGSGIDVQGKTKSLNLYQSGTSYQMKDITKPSTSEISTYSLNNGTTTGTLVSNTTNYFGAETYKASVSAEYNAGKVIDFYKNLFNRNSLDNKGMAIESYTHYGTQYNNAFWDGYEMVYGDGDGTTFTYLSGDLDVVGHEMTHGVISNTANLSYHNQSGALNESLADTFGVLISTYDKYNVAAGGTWAFNSADWVVGDDIYTPNIPGDALRSLSNPTKYGQPDNMSNYKNYSDTEAGDWGGVHTNSGIPNKAAYLVAQSIGMEKTARIYYRAITNYMNADTDFAQEKNSLVQSATDLYGANSGEISAINSAFSAVGIGTVSVEDPYEPNNSIASAYPINMGTTYNSYISTSSDEDYYKLNVNTIGNIRISMTNLPQDYDLELYDANGSLVGYSTGSGNANEVINYNATSTGTYYIHVYSYSGYSIAQEYSLIVTRAVTGITLDKTNGSLKAGETLTLTPTISPIDATNKNVLWTSSNSLVAKVDTFGKVSPVGYGTAIITATTADGNYKATCTITITTLNAPLSLSTKSISYDTINIGWGAVNDASGYEVYRSSSSIGTYSYLTSTTALSYNNTGLLTNSTYYYKVRAYKLVGTAKVYSDFSTVVSAKPILSTPINLSLTSVNYRSFKVAWSGVSGASGYMVYRATYGYPYSLIASTAYLNYIDSGLTIGKTYSYRVRAYRKVGTTIVYSDLSNLVYRRR; from the coding sequence ATGAAAAAGAAAATACTCTCTTTTTTATTAAGTATAACGGTAATTTGTTCTGTTCCGATTTATATATCGGCTAAAGAAGTAACTACAACAACTAATTTAGGAAAAACCCAGACTAGTTTCAAATTAGCAAACGGAAAAGAAGGAAGTATTAGTTTGAATAGAAAGAATGGACAAGTATTTCTTTCTGGAAAGCTTTCTGATAAACAAGTTCCGGGAGAAAAATCAGCATTAAAGTTTTTGGAGGACAATAAAGCTTTGCTTGGAATTGATAGTACTTCAAACGAATTAAAAATTGCTGGAATTAATAAAGATAAAAATGGAGATACATATGTAAAATTCTCTCAAGTAATTAATGGTATTAAAGTTAACAACAGCATGATTAATGTTCACTTTGATAAGGATGGTGTTATTTCCAGTATTAATGGAAAGCTGCAAAAAAACAAGACAATAACAACTCTTGGAAGTAAGAAAGTTTCAGAAGGAGATGCTGTTGAGGTAGCTAAAAAGCAATATAAATTTAAGAGCCTTAGAAATACGCCTAGCACTGAAAAATTAATAATTACTAAGGATGATAAAAATTATGAAGTTTATAAAGTGAATGTTTCTTTTAAGGAACCTACTATAGGAAATTATGATGTATATATTGAAGCAAATTCAGGACAAGTTATACAATCAGATAACAATATTAGATATGATGGACCAGTTACTGGATCAGGGATTGATGTTCAAGGAAAAACTAAAAGTTTAAATTTATATCAATCAGGAACTTCATATCAAATGAAAGATATAACGAAGCCATCAACTAGTGAGATAAGTACTTATTCATTAAATAATGGTACAACCACTGGAACTTTGGTCTCTAATACAACTAATTATTTTGGAGCAGAAACCTATAAAGCTTCAGTTAGTGCGGAGTATAATGCAGGTAAAGTTATTGATTTTTATAAAAATTTATTTAATAGAAATAGTTTAGATAATAAAGGAATGGCAATTGAGTCATATACCCACTATGGAACTCAATACAACAATGCCTTTTGGGATGGTTATGAAATGGTTTATGGAGATGGTGATGGAACAACATTTACATACTTAAGTGGAGATTTGGATGTAGTTGGACATGAAATGACTCATGGAGTTATAAGTAATACTGCAAATCTATCCTATCATAATCAATCAGGAGCACTAAATGAATCATTAGCTGACACATTTGGAGTGCTAATTTCAACCTATGATAAATACAATGTTGCGGCAGGTGGAACATGGGCATTTAATTCGGCTGATTGGGTTGTTGGAGATGATATTTATACTCCTAATATTCCAGGAGATGCGTTAAGAAGCTTATCAAATCCAACTAAGTATGGCCAACCTGATAATATGAGCAATTACAAAAATTATTCAGATACAGAAGCTGGGGATTGGGGCGGAGTTCATACAAATTCAGGTATTCCTAATAAAGCTGCATATCTGGTAGCTCAAAGTATAGGAATGGAGAAAACCGCAAGGATTTATTATAGGGCTATAACAAATTATATGAATGCAGACACAGATTTTGCGCAGGAGAAAAATTCTTTGGTTCAATCAGCTACAGATTTGTATGGAGCAAATAGTGGTGAGATAAGTGCAATTAATAGTGCTTTTAGTGCAGTTGGTATTGGAACTGTATCTGTAGAAGACCCATATGAACCAAACAATTCAATAGCTTCTGCTTATCCAATAAATATGGGTACTACATATAATTCATATATTTCAACAAGTAGTGATGAAGATTATTATAAATTGAATGTAAATACTATAGGAAATATTCGTATAAGCATGACTAACTTGCCACAAGATTATGATTTAGAATTATATGATGCAAATGGATCATTAGTAGGATATTCAACTGGATCGGGCAATGCAAATGAAGTAATAAATTACAATGCAACTAGTACTGGAACTTACTATATCCATGTATACTCATATTCAGGATATAGTATAGCACAAGAGTATTCCTTAATAGTAACAAGAGCAGTTACTGGAATAACTCTAGATAAAACTAATGGAAGTTTAAAAGCCGGGGAGACTCTTACGCTAACTCCAACTATTAGCCCTATTGATGCGACAAATAAAAATGTATTATGGACATCTAGTAATTCATTAGTAGCTAAAGTTGATACCTTTGGTAAAGTCTCTCCTGTGGGCTATGGAACTGCAATTATTACAGCTACAACTGCTGATGGTAATTATAAAGCAACTTGTACAATAACTATAACAACATTAAATGCACCTTTATCGTTAAGCACAAAGTCCATTTCCTATGATACCATAAATATTGGTTGGGGAGCAGTAAATGACGCAAGTGGATATGAGGTATATAGATCTTCATCAAGTATAGGAACATATTCATATTTAACCTCAACAACTGCTTTAAGTTATAATAATACTGGGCTCTTAACAAATAGTACATATTACTATAAAGTTAGAGCTTATAAACTTGTAGGAACAGCAAAAGTATACAGTGATTTTTCAACTGTTGTAAGTGCAAAGCCAATTCTATCAACACCAATAAATCTATCATTAACATCTGTAAATTACAGAAGTTTTAAAGTTGCATGGAGCGGAGTAAGTGGAGCAAGTGGGTATATGGTATATAGGGCGACATATGGTTATCCATATTCATTAATAGCTAGCACAGCTTATTTAAATTATATTGATTCAGGATTGACAATAGGAAAAACTTATTCTTACAGGGTTAGAGCTTATAGAAAAGTAGGCACAACAATAGTATATAGTGATTTGTCAAATCTAGTTTATAGAAGACGATAG
- a CDS encoding YmaF family protein — translation MGYDNERHDCHNECPDTVQTHVHEFEESTKLAEQGNERHNHRVAGVTGEVIPIGGGRHVHPYSTNTDFFDHHHEIGGTTGPDIPIPNTNKHIHVIFGRTTCNDGHTHDYLFTTQINSPLI, via the coding sequence ATGGGATATGATAATGAGAGGCATGATTGTCATAATGAATGTCCAGATACAGTTCAAACTCATGTACACGAATTTGAAGAAAGTACTAAATTAGCTGAACAAGGAAATGAGAGACACAATCATAGAGTTGCAGGTGTGACAGGTGAAGTTATACCGATTGGCGGAGGAAGACATGTTCATCCATACTCTACTAACACAGATTTTTTTGATCATCATCATGAGATAGGGGGAACCACTGGTCCAGATATCCCAATTCCAAATACTAATAAGCATATTCATGTTATATTTGGAAGAACAACTTGTAATGATGGTCATACTCATGATTATCTTTTTACCACACAAATTAATAGTCCTTTAATTTAG
- a CDS encoding putative nucleotide-diphospho-sugar transferase, which yields MPKFHFTSVLSKYHLFKMIALYSSLKTHCTDFELFILCMDSETFDVLSKAHFENITLFKIEQFEDDKLLAAKANRNFHEYCWTGKSLLLHHVLTSYPNADYYAHLDADLYFYADPMLIFNENPSASIFLTDHRNSKSFEFTYPLTGQFNTGFVGCRNDNIGLNAINFWKEQCLEKCSATIDLVNKTFGDQRYTESWPQIFPNLHVVKSHGVNAAIWNIQDYTTTSQNGKVYLNNDQLIFFHFSGLTTISPKEFNLCWYYHIDNPTILNLIYLPYVYVLAEAIKQVTQNFPWFNFGFINGEGVPNTHRFILN from the coding sequence ATGCCTAAGTTTCATTTTACTTCAGTACTTTCTAAATATCATTTATTTAAAATGATAGCACTATATAGTTCATTGAAAACACATTGTACTGATTTTGAACTTTTTATTCTATGTATGGATTCAGAAACTTTTGATGTGTTATCTAAAGCTCACTTTGAAAATATTACTTTATTTAAAATAGAACAATTTGAAGATGATAAATTATTAGCAGCCAAGGCCAATAGAAATTTTCATGAGTACTGCTGGACAGGTAAATCCTTGTTATTACATCATGTATTAACAAGTTACCCCAACGCAGACTACTATGCTCACCTAGATGCAGATCTTTATTTTTATGCTGACCCAATGCTAATTTTTAATGAAAATCCCTCTGCATCAATTTTCTTAACTGATCACAGAAATTCAAAAAGTTTTGAATTTACCTATCCTCTTACAGGACAATTTAATACTGGTTTTGTAGGTTGCAGAAATGATAACATTGGATTAAATGCTATAAATTTTTGGAAAGAACAATGTCTTGAAAAGTGTTCAGCAACAATAGACTTGGTTAATAAAACTTTTGGAGATCAAAGGTACACAGAGTCTTGGCCACAAATTTTTCCAAACCTACATGTAGTTAAATCTCATGGTGTTAATGCTGCTATTTGGAATATTCAAGATTATACAACAACTTCACAAAACGGAAAGGTTTATCTAAATAATGATCAATTAATATTCTTTCATTTTTCTGGATTAACTACAATTAGTCCAAAAGAATTTAATTTATGCTGGTATTATCATATTGATAATCCTACAATATTAAACTTAATTTATTTGCCTTATGTTTATGTATTAGCTGAAGCCATAAAGCAAGTGACTCAAAATTTCCCTTGGTTTAACTTTGGCTTTATTAATGGTGAAGGAGTTCCAAATACACATCGTTTTATATTAAATTAA
- a CDS encoding glycosyltransferase family 2 protein has protein sequence MKASIIITSFNSSERLYYNLLALNYQNYPHDDFEVIVVDNGSSDDTEIMLSNLVSNFPLKKIRLEDNRGIARGRNRGIEEASGDILIFHDSDMIAPIDFVKKHVDAHDREKIVVCGLPWLRIYSYFYKDFSAYQLMDFFKRIDKYNLPPNFWETDKCKLINESQIIDGTFLNLAYDLDMDFITNLKETISIYGQDLNGYNLAWRFFITNNASVDRKQVLALGLFDENIVKYGFEDYDLGIRLYKAGNKFKLAYDILSVHQEHLKNASPDSAIVNINYMCSKYNNIYFLDMLLICLSLAVPIDYSEINSVMSEINQLHALGHYHELLSTFLKVLQVAIDISIRQNMNSKLLLQPEIEKNFEKTKEQLIKLQNIHGMTHFPYMFLGLTKSIFNLTI, from the coding sequence ATGAAGGCCAGTATAATAATTACTTCATTTAATTCAAGTGAAAGATTATACTACAACCTCCTAGCACTAAACTATCAAAATTATCCTCATGATGATTTTGAAGTAATTGTTGTAGACAATGGTTCATCTGATGATACTGAAATAATGCTCTCAAACCTTGTTTCTAATTTTCCTCTCAAAAAAATACGACTCGAAGATAATAGAGGTATTGCAAGAGGTAGGAATAGAGGAATTGAGGAAGCTTCCGGAGATATATTAATATTCCACGACAGTGATATGATTGCTCCAATAGATTTTGTAAAAAAACATGTTGACGCACACGATAGAGAAAAGATTGTAGTATGTGGTTTACCTTGGCTCAGAATTTATAGTTACTTTTATAAAGATTTCAGTGCATATCAACTTATGGATTTCTTTAAACGCATAGATAAATATAACTTACCTCCAAATTTTTGGGAAACTGACAAATGTAAACTAATTAATGAATCACAAATTATTGATGGGACGTTTTTAAATTTAGCTTATGATTTAGATATGGATTTTATAACAAACTTAAAAGAAACAATTTCAATATATGGACAAGATCTTAATGGATACAATCTTGCCTGGAGATTTTTCATAACAAATAACGCCTCTGTTGATAGAAAACAAGTTCTAGCCTTAGGTCTATTTGATGAAAATATAGTAAAGTATGGATTTGAGGATTATGACCTTGGCATTAGACTGTATAAAGCGGGAAATAAATTCAAACTTGCTTATGATATTTTAAGTGTTCATCAAGAACACCTAAAAAATGCTTCACCTGATTCTGCTATAGTAAATATTAACTATATGTGCTCAAAATATAATAATATTTATTTTCTAGATATGTTATTAATATGCTTAAGCCTTGCTGTTCCAATTGATTATTCTGAAATCAATAGTGTTATGTCTGAAATTAATCAGTTGCATGCTTTGGGACATTATCACGAATTATTAAGCACCTTTTTGAAGGTACTTCAAGTAGCCATAGATATAAGTATTAGACAGAACATGAATTCTAAACTCCTTCTTCAACCTGAAATTGAAAAAAACTTCGAAAAAACTAAAGAACAACTAATTAAATTACAAAATATACACGGAATGACTCATTTCCCTTATATGTTCCTAGGCTTAACTAAAAGCATTTTTAATCTGACCATTTAA
- a CDS encoding putative nucleotide-diphospho-sugar transferase — MLCIDDETYSLLSKINFNHVILITLNELKDDSIIKLRKERKLNEFCWTLKPIFIESLLCNYYSLERITFIDSDLYFFSNPTIIFENQPTSSVLLSCSDVYVPSFSPIINGLVEDLTGKYNSGFISFKNDLTSKLFLKSWKVKCIERCSDNIDNNSFGDQKYLDTLPYTFENISSISTPGVNIGHWNYARYKFHILDGMCFIDKSKLICYHFSGFRIVSKTQIFQLYEFNRIDFPFIYSFYKNVIKDIIVDIEQIDPYFNGFSTEGNMSTCIIKLNKP, encoded by the coding sequence GTGCTATGTATTGATGATGAAACCTACAGTCTTCTATCCAAAATTAATTTTAATCACGTTATATTAATCACCTTAAATGAATTAAAAGATGATTCCATAATTAAATTAAGAAAAGAACGTAAGTTAAATGAGTTTTGTTGGACATTAAAACCAATCTTTATAGAAAGTTTACTATGTAACTATTATAGTTTAGAACGTATAACCTTTATCGACTCAGACTTATATTTTTTCAGTAATCCCACTATAATATTTGAAAATCAGCCAACCTCCTCAGTCCTACTTTCTTGTTCAGATGTCTACGTACCTTCATTTTCACCCATAATTAATGGTTTAGTAGAAGACCTAACAGGAAAATATAATTCTGGTTTTATAAGCTTTAAAAACGACTTAACTTCTAAGCTATTTCTAAAATCTTGGAAGGTAAAATGTATTGAAAGATGTAGTGATAATATTGATAACAACAGTTTTGGCGACCAAAAATATCTTGATACCTTACCTTACACTTTTGAAAATATTTCAAGTATTTCAACGCCTGGAGTTAATATAGGACATTGGAATTACGCTAGATATAAGTTTCATATTCTAGATGGGATGTGTTTTATAGATAAATCAAAGCTCATATGCTACCACTTTAGTGGTTTTAGAATTGTTAGTAAAACTCAAATTTTTCAATTATATGAGTTTAATCGAATTGATTTCCCTTTTATTTATTCATTCTATAAAAATGTTATTAAGGATATCATTGTTGATATTGAGCAAATAGATCCGTATTTTAATGGTTTCTCTACCGAAGGGAATATGAGTACATGTATCATAAAATTAAATAAACCTTAA
- a CDS encoding GDP-mannose 4,6-dehydratase — protein MKSFWKGRNVFITGCTGLLGSYISKKLVDLGANVTGLVRDMVPKSNLYSGNYIQKINIVNGSLEDYALIERTLGEYEIDTVFHLAAQAIVGVANKNPLSTFNSNILGTCNILEGSRRSPLVKRVIIASSDKAYGDQLTLPYDENMPLQGTHPYDVSKSCADLIAQSYFHTYNLPVAITRCGNLYGGGDLNFNRIIPQTIQSILNNEAPVIRSDGTFIRDYFYVEDAAEAYLLLAENLEELNLAGEAFNFSNEIQLTVLELVDKILKAMNSNLKPIILNEGSNEIKHQYLSAKKAREILRWKPNYSIDQGLKKTIDWYKDFFSNP, from the coding sequence ATGAAATCATTCTGGAAAGGAAGAAATGTTTTTATCACTGGTTGTACTGGTCTATTAGGAAGCTATATATCAAAAAAATTAGTAGATTTAGGTGCAAATGTAACTGGACTAGTAAGAGATATGGTTCCTAAATCAAATCTCTACAGTGGTAATTATATTCAGAAAATAAATATAGTTAATGGTTCTCTTGAAGACTATGCGCTAATTGAGAGAACATTAGGTGAATATGAAATAGATACAGTATTTCACTTAGCTGCTCAGGCTATTGTTGGTGTTGCTAATAAAAATCCCTTATCAACCTTTAATTCAAATATTTTAGGAACTTGTAATATATTGGAAGGTTCAAGGCGAAGTCCTCTAGTAAAAAGGGTTATAATTGCCTCAAGTGACAAAGCCTACGGAGATCAGCTAACTCTTCCCTACGATGAAAATATGCCACTTCAAGGTACACATCCTTACGATGTTTCTAAAAGTTGTGCTGACTTAATAGCTCAGTCTTACTTTCACACTTATAATCTTCCAGTAGCTATTACAAGATGTGGTAACTTATATGGTGGAGGGGATTTAAATTTCAATAGAATTATTCCCCAAACTATTCAAAGCATTTTAAACAATGAAGCTCCAGTTATACGTAGTGATGGAACATTTATTAGAGACTATTTTTATGTAGAAGATGCAGCTGAGGCTTATTTACTTTTAGCTGAAAACTTAGAAGAATTAAATTTAGCTGGTGAAGCTTTTAATTTTAGTAACGAAATACAACTTACAGTTTTAGAATTAGTAGATAAAATCCTCAAAGCTATGAATAGTAATTTAAAACCTATAATTTTAAATGAAGGAAGCAACGAAATTAAACACCAATATCTATCTGCAAAAAAAGCAAGAGAAATTCTTAGGTGGAAGCCCAATTATAGCATTGATCAAGGACTTAAAAAAACAATCGATTGGTATAAGGATTTTTTTAGTAATCCTTAA
- a CDS encoding glucose-1-phosphate cytidylyltransferase translates to MKVVILCGGKSTRMHELTRDIPKPLVEIGGKPILWHIMKLYKHYGFDDFVLLLGYKGEKIKEYFLDYRWKNHNFILDSDPNNIQILEEAEKWKITFVDTGLDTMTGGRVKLAQRYIGNETFMLTYGDGLSDINLNNLLEFHKNKGAIATVTGIYKKSQYGTLTVNAGIAKSFYEKNQTGDLINGGFFVMNPEVFNYLSDSTSCILEQEPLKNLVKDQELAVYIHQGFWTAMDTAKDISAVNEMWNQGNHLWKVW, encoded by the coding sequence ATGAAGGTTGTTATTCTATGTGGGGGAAAGAGTACCCGAATGCATGAATTGACAAGAGATATTCCTAAGCCACTTGTGGAAATAGGAGGAAAGCCTATACTTTGGCACATAATGAAATTATATAAACATTATGGCTTTGATGATTTCGTCCTATTATTAGGATATAAAGGAGAAAAAATAAAAGAATATTTTTTAGACTATAGATGGAAAAATCATAATTTTATACTCGATTCTGATCCAAATAATATTCAGATTCTTGAAGAAGCAGAAAAATGGAAGATAACTTTTGTAGATACTGGACTTGATACAATGACTGGTGGAAGGGTAAAACTTGCTCAAAGATATATTGGAAATGAAACTTTTATGTTGACTTATGGCGACGGCCTTTCAGATATAAATTTAAATAATCTTTTAGAATTTCACAAAAATAAAGGTGCCATAGCTACTGTAACTGGAATTTATAAAAAAAGTCAATATGGTACTTTAACTGTAAATGCAGGTATAGCAAAATCTTTTTACGAAAAAAACCAAACAGGTGACTTAATTAATGGTGGTTTTTTTGTTATGAATCCCGAAGTATTTAACTATTTAAGCGATAGTACAAGTTGTATATTGGAACAAGAACCTCTAAAAAACTTAGTAAAGGATCAGGAACTTGCTGTATATATTCATCAAGGATTTTGGACTGCAATGGACACTGCTAAAGATATTTCAGCTGTAAATGAAATGTGGAATCAAGGAAATCACTTATGGAAGGTATGGTGA
- a CDS encoding cysteine hydrolase family protein, translating into MKKILVVIDYQKDFVDGALGFKKAETLEDGIYNKVKKYLHEGHKVLFTYDTHHDNYLETREGKNLPIIHCIEGTKGHELFGKLKEFVKVKNTLHYNKGSFGISPKVMLKIAKELGEDIDEIEMVGVVTNICVISNVVIFQSQYTNANISVDASLCASFNEELHDKALDVIESLQVKVNNRGGSCD; encoded by the coding sequence ATGAAAAAAATATTAGTAGTAATTGATTATCAAAAAGACTTTGTGGATGGAGCCTTAGGATTTAAAAAAGCAGAAACTTTAGAAGATGGAATCTATAATAAGGTGAAAAAATATTTACATGAAGGGCATAAGGTTTTATTTACTTATGACACTCATCATGATAATTATTTAGAAACTAGAGAAGGAAAAAACCTACCTATAATTCATTGCATTGAAGGTACAAAAGGACATGAACTTTTTGGAAAGCTTAAGGAATTTGTTAAGGTAAAAAATACTCTTCATTATAATAAAGGAAGTTTTGGAATATCACCAAAAGTAATGCTTAAAATTGCTAAAGAGCTTGGAGAGGATATAGATGAAATAGAGATGGTTGGAGTAGTTACAAATATATGTGTAATAAGCAATGTTGTAATATTTCAATCACAATATACTAATGCCAATATTTCAGTTGATGCAAGTCTATGTGCTAGCTTCAATGAGGAACTACATGATAAAGCATTAGATGTAATTGAATCATTACAAGTTAAGGTTAATAATAGGGGGGGGAGCTGTGATTAA
- a CDS encoding staygreen family protein, with product MSSLDTEKLSVEFGSGTTPTAPIIPRRYTLTHSDITAELFLTICSDYAYSEFTHMRDEVLGEWLDADEIYLFHVSLMLDGEFGTSTRNIVFRRELPLALKAIRYGDRKLFMLNPILDICPIIVNFNSADPYYNSIENWGTFSEYDITKS from the coding sequence ATGAGTAGTTTAGATACTGAAAAACTTTCAGTTGAGTTTGGATCAGGAACTACACCTACAGCCCCTATTATACCAAGACGTTATACTCTCACTCACTCAGATATAACAGCAGAACTTTTTTTAACTATATGTAGCGATTATGCTTATAGTGAATTTACACATATGAGAGATGAGGTTTTAGGTGAATGGCTTGATGCTGATGAAATATATTTATTTCATGTCTCATTAATGTTAGACGGAGAATTTGGAACTAGTACAAGAAATATTGTATTTAGACGAGAATTACCCCTTGCTTTAAAAGCAATTAGATATGGTGATAGAAAATTATTTATGCTAAATCCCATATTAGACATTTGTCCAATAATAGTAAATTTTAATTCAGCTGACCCTTACTATAATTCTATCGAGAATTGGGGAACTTTTTCTGAATATGATATCACAAAATCTTAA
- a CDS encoding LysR family transcriptional regulator, with the protein MESNELRIFKTVALEGSITKAAQILGYVQSNITARIQQLESELKTPLFYRQRGMVLTPAGEKLLVYAEQILHLIEDAEKALDDSINPSGSLAIGANHTLSSLHLPAILSKYHKTYPKVDLSLITGNTNELIYKVQHFQIDGAFVKSSAIPDENIIKELAYEENLVLISSSKYNDIQEVCYKPFIMNTVGCPNRFQLEEWLRSKGIFNIRYMEFNNLDSIIEGVVEDLGASFVPESSIEEYEKLGLIKSFKIPQEYSLAKTFFIRHRDSLKTNALQKFIEIIESKTSFHSIINSNYNSLKTLT; encoded by the coding sequence ATGGAAAGTAATGAACTTAGAATATTTAAAACAGTTGCGCTTGAAGGGAGTATTACAAAAGCTGCTCAGATTTTAGGATATGTACAATCAAATATAACTGCAAGAATTCAACAATTAGAATCCGAACTCAAAACTCCACTATTTTATAGACAACGTGGCATGGTTTTAACTCCAGCTGGTGAAAAACTCTTAGTTTATGCCGAACAAATCCTTCATTTAATTGAGGATGCTGAAAAGGCATTAGATGATTCCATTAATCCATCTGGCTCTTTAGCTATTGGTGCTAATCATACGTTGTCCTCACTGCATCTTCCCGCAATTTTATCAAAATATCATAAAACTTACCCCAAGGTTGATTTATCTCTTATAACTGGTAATACTAATGAACTTATTTATAAGGTTCAACACTTTCAAATAGACGGGGCTTTTGTTAAGTCATCCGCAATACCTGATGAAAATATCATTAAAGAACTTGCATATGAAGAAAACTTAGTTCTTATCTCTAGCTCAAAATATAATGATATACAAGAGGTATGTTATAAGCCATTTATAATGAACACTGTTGGATGCCCGAATAGATTCCAACTAGAAGAATGGCTAAGAAGCAAAGGAATTTTTAACATTCGGTACATGGAATTTAATAATCTAGATTCAATTATTGAAGGTGTAGTGGAAGATCTAGGTGCATCTTTTGTACCAGAGTCCTCCATTGAAGAATATGAGAAGCTTGGATTAATTAAATCATTTAAGATACCGCAAGAATATAGTCTAGCAAAAACATTTTTTATTAGACATAGGGATTCTCTTAAAACAAATGCACTTCAAAAATTTATAGAAATAATTGAATCCAAAACATCATTTCATTCAATTATTAATTCAAACTATAATTCATTAAAAACTTTAACATAG